From one Lolium rigidum isolate FL_2022 chromosome 4, APGP_CSIRO_Lrig_0.1, whole genome shotgun sequence genomic stretch:
- the LOC124649801 gene encoding protein SSUH2 homolog, whose translation MAMEAEREGEEQRRPFLSSSSQPAAQYQHLGRSSSSALRGGGGGWGGGGPEVSAAEVRSAASFSSSNYYPPAPEPHHDVVYPPSIHSAVLSPSPSPAPTPPHPHGLAIVPQGPYPYGGDYQPSPGVGRDVLDEVEIRQLLIEHVGHRCCWGSQPARKWKITSIEDCNVYVGTLETFIEERDTIVKKEPYDGGKIDGRDQGPVLGVWELDLRAEFPLLFVPEKEVMIKIPHSEVPEKCLDCEGRGETPCPTCNPGQQNGFYKANQMTRCSVCHGRGLLAHQDGSDSVCGMCNGQGTLPCIACSSRGLVTCKTCEGCGSLLAQSTAHVRWKTLSARKVSATTGAASVPEEVFHRAKGVQLCNIQAYQCTPAFFADSYPLNQFSSEVVASRLPVPPSARVISERHIISVVPVTRVTMSHRKRSFSFYVVGYNRDVFVRDYPSKFCWGLCCCFEWLGN comes from the exons ATGGCCATGGAAGCGGAGCGCGAgggcgaggagcagcggcgcccTTTCCTCTCATCCTCCTCCCAGCCAG cagcgcagtaccagcACCTGGGCCGGAGCAGCTCGTCGGcgctgcgcggaggcggaggcgggtggggcggcggcgggccggaGGTCAGCGCTGCCGAGGTCAGGTCcgccgcctccttctcctcatccaaTTATTACCCACCGGCCCCGGAGCCCCACCACGACGTCGTCTACCCACCGTCCATCCACAGCGCCGTCCTCTCCCCATCCCCTTCGCCTGCTCCCACCCCTCCACATCCGCATG GTCTGGCGATCGTTCCGCAAGGGCCGTACCCGTACGGTGGTGATTACCAACCTTCTCCAGGCGTCGGGAG GGATGTACTGGATGAGGTGGAGATTCGGCAGCTGCTTATTGAACATGTTGGGCATCGATGTTGCTGGGGAAGTCAGCCTGCCCGCAAATGGAAAATTACATCCATCGAGGACTGCAATGTATATGTTGGAACTTTGGAAACTTTTATCGAGGAAAGGGACACCATAGTAAAAAAGGAACCTTATGATGGTGGGAAAATAGATGGAAGAGACCAGGGTCCTGTTCTTGGTGTGTGGGAACTAGATTTGAGGGCTGAGTTTCCTTTACTCTTTGTACCGGAAAAAGAAGTTATGATCAAGATTCCTCATTCAGAAGTTCCTGAAAAATGCTTAG ATTGCGAGGGTCGTGGAGAGACCCCATGTCCTACTTGCAATCCTGGTCAGCAGAATGGGTTTTACAAGGCAAATCAAATGACCCGGTGCAGTGTTTGTCATGGCAGGGGTTTACTTGCTCACCAAGATGGATCTGATTCAGT ATGTGGAATGTGCAATGGTCAAGGAACGTTGCCCTGTATAGCATGTTCATCGCGTGGCCTAGTGACCTGCAAGACATGTGAAGGCTGCGGTTCCCTTCTTGCACAAAGCACTGCTCATGTTCGATG GAAGACCCTGTCAGCGAGAAAAGTTAGTGCAACGACAGGAGCTGCTTCGGTTCCTGAAGAAGTTTTCCATAGAGCCAAAGGGGTGCAATTATGCAACATACAGGCATACCAATGCACTCCTGCTTTCTTTGCCGATTCATACCCACTCAACCAGTTCTCCTCAGAGGTTGTCGCCAGCCGGCTGCCAGTTCCACCATCTGCAAGGGTCATTTCTGAGAGACACATCATCTCGGTGGTGCCAGTTACCCGCGTCACAATGTCTCACCGAAAGCGATCTTTCAGTTTCTATGTCGTTGGCTACAACAGGGATGTTTTCGTAAGGGattacccttcaaagttctgctgGGGCCTCTGCTGTTGCTTCGAATGGTTGGGGAACTAG